The genomic window GTAGAAAAGCATCCTTAAATGGATTAATATGATATTCATACGTTCTTTTTGTAGCATCAAAACGGGCATGAGCTTCGTCATGAACGGGAATAATGTCATAAACCACAATGTCTTTGGGTAAATACGAATTGAGTTTGTGGATAATGTTTTTGCTTTCGAACGGTTTTTCAATATCAAAATGCGCATACATTTCGGTGGCGTGAACACCCGTATCGGTTCGTCCTGCTCCCATGAGATTAATTTCTTTATTCAACACAACCGAAACTGCTTTGTTTAGCGTTTCCTGTACAGACGAAGCGTTGGGTTGGTACTGCCATCCATGATAATTAGTTCCGTTGTATGCTAGTTTTATAAAATACCTCAATTCAGATTTCAGAATTTAGATTTCAGACTTCAGATTATGCTGAATGAAATCGAATTTATACATTTTGAAGGACAAATTTACAAAGATTTAAGTTTACTATACCTTTAAAGTTTTCCCAAAACTGAAATTAAAAAGCGTTAAACTTTGATCTTAAATAATAACTTTGTGAAAAAAAAACTTTGCGCTTTTGCATCATTTCGGTTAAATTAAATATGAAAAAAATCCTCCTGCTTTCTGACACACACAGTCATATTGATGATACGATTCTTAAATATGTGACACAAGCTGATGAAGTTTGGCATGCTGGCGATATTGGTGATTTAGTCGTGACCGATACTATAAAGAAATTGAAACCCTTGCGTTGCGTTTACGGGAATATAGATGATGATAAGGCTCGAATGGAATTCCCATTGCACAATCGTTTTATGTGCGAAGGCGTGGATGTTTGGATTACACATATTGGCGGTTATCCCGGAAAATACAATCCTAATATTAAAGCTGAAATGATAGCAAATCCTCCAAAATTATTCATTTGTGGGCATTCGCATATTCTAAAAGTAATTTTCGATAAGAAACATAATCTGCTGCACATGAATCCAGGAGCGGCAGGAAAAAGCGGATTTCATCAAATGCGAACAATGTTGCGATTTGTAATTGAAGGTGATAAAATCAAAGATTTGGAGATAATAGAAATAGGCAAAAAGTAATTTAGTGGTAGTATTCAGTAAAAAAACTCATCAAGTTCTTGATGAGTTTTTTAGGAGTAAATGAAATTTTATTTCTTGATAATATCTTGTAAAACAGCTTTTTCAGAGTAGTTAACTACTTTGAGTGTGATTTGTTGATTTTTTGTGGTTTTACCATCAATTGTATATAATTTTCCGCTTCCTACTTTTACATTACTTTTGTCAAAATCTACATCGCCAAATTTCAAACAGTTTTTAATATCGCTGGTATCAATCCATTTTTCGGCTAATATTTGTGATGCTTTATCAGAATAATGAAAAGGTTTGTTTCTTAAGTCATTTAAAACTCTGGCATTTGGAAAATAATTGCAACGCGTGTCTTTTCCGCTATATACGGCGGCCACAAAAAAGCAACCCATTACTAATCCAACTAAATAATAAGCAAAACGGTGAGCAAATTTCATAAATGTAAAAATATATTTGTTGTAGGGTATTTATGACATCGCCTTTATCTATTGGTATTTGTTTAAAATAAAACCTTTTTTCTTGGCGATTTCATGAAACGAAATTTTCGGCAAAGATAACGGAAAGTTTCTTTAAAAAACGATTAAATTAATATCACTTGTAGGTAAATTAAACCAATCGCCTATGGCTTTGTTCGTCAAAATTCCGTGGTACAAATAAACACCATTTTTTAAACCATTGTTGCATCTGATAGCACTCTCTAATCCACCATCTTCGGCAATTTGTAACAAGTAAGGAGTGAGGATATTACTGATTGAAAGTGAAGCTGTTTTAGAATATCTTGAAGGAATATTCGGCACGCAATAATGTAAAACGTTATTTTTTATAAAAGTAGGTTTCTCGTGAGTTGTTACTTCTGATGTTTCGAAGCAACCGCCGGTATCAATACTAACATCAACAATTACAGCTCCTTTTTTCATGTGTTCGACCATAGTTTCGGTTACGATAACGGGGCAACGTTCTTTGCCACGCATGGCTCCAATGGCAACATCGCATCTTCGAAGTGCTTTCAATAAAGATTTAGGTTGAATGGTCGAAGTGAAAATGCGCTGTGGCAAATGGTTTTGCAACCGTCTTAATTTAGTGATTGAATTATCAAAAACTTTTACATTGGCCCCCAAGCCAATAGCCGTTTTTGCAGCAAATTCTCCAACAGTTCCTGCACCAAGAATAACCACATCAGTAGGAGGAACCCCAGTGATATTGCCAAATAACAATCCTTTACCAAATTCATTGGTAATCATCAATTCGGCAGCGATTAAAATAGAAGCTGTTCCAGCAATTTCGCTCAAGGATTTTACAGCAGGATAAGTACCGTCTTCGTCTTTTATGTATTCAAATGCTAGAGCAGTGATTTTCTTTTTGGCCAAAGCCAAAAAATAATCTTTACTTCTGGTTTTTATTTGGATAGCTGAAATAATAATTGATTCGGGATTAATCATTTCTATTTCTGCTAAACTGGCTGGTTCTACTTTTAGTATTATGGGACAACTAAAAACTTTTTTGGTATCGTTTGTAATTTCAGCACCCGCATTGGCGTATTCTTTATCCGAATAACTCGAACTTTCTCCCGCTCCAGCCTCGATCATTACTCGATGTCCTTGATAAGTTAATGAATTTACAGCATCAGGAGTAAGACAAATTCGGCGTTCTTGATGACTGGTCTCTTTTGGTAGTCCAATAAAAAGTTCGCTTTTGTGTCTGGCAATTTCAAGTTTTTCTTCTTGAGGAAGTAACTGTTGCTTTGTAAATGGAGTTATCGACATGGATCTGTGAAATTAATGATACAATTTACGGAAAAAGTTTTAGGAGAATAATAGGTTATATTAAATTAATTCTAATGAACGATTTCCGTCAGCAAGCAAAGTTATGGAAATTGTTGAATGTGCTTCAGGAATTAAGCTCGGAATTTTTTCTGCCCATTCGATAAAACACCAATTCCCTGAATACAAATACTCGTCAGCTCCCATATCCAAGGCTTCAATTTCATTTTTTAGTCTATAAAAATCAAAATGATAAACGGTTTGATTATCATTGGTTTGGTATTCGTTAACTAAAGAAAAAGTAGGACTGCTGGTAACATCATTTATTCCTATATTTTTTGCCAAAAATTTTATCAAAGTCGTTTTTCCAACGCCCATTTCTCCGTGAAATAGGATTACTTTATTCGGATTTTGCGCTAAAATTTGTTGCGCAACATCATTAATTTCGTTTAATGAAAAGGTGATTTCCATATTTTTAGTGTTCAGTGTTCAGTCTTCAGTGTTCGTGTTTCTGCAAACTGATCACTGAATACTATTATTTAGGGTTAAATATCAAAAACGGAATAATCATCTCTTCTAATGAAATCCCTCCGTGCTGATAGGTGTTTTTATAATAACTCACATAATGATTGTAGTTGTTGACATAAGCCAAGAACAAATCATTTTTTGCAAAAATATAAGAACTACTCATATTTATGGCTGGTAAACCAATATTTTTTGGTTCTTTCACCGCATAAACATCTTTTTGTTCATAAGTTAAACTACGTCCAGTTTTGTAACGTAAATTCAAACTGGTGTTTTTATCACCAATTACTTTCGACGGATTTTTTACGTTTATGGTTCCGTGGTCTGTGGTCAGAATCAACTTGAAACCCAGTTTTTGAGCCTGCTGAATAATTTCTAAAAGTGGCGAATTTTTGAACCAACTTAAGGTTAAGGAACGATAGGCTTTATCATCTGAAGCGAGTTCTTTGACAACATCCATTTCGGTTTTGGCGTGCGAAAGCATATCTACAAAATTGTAAACTACTGTAACCAAATCATTGGATTTTAAAGATTTGAAATTTTCGGCTAGTTTTTTTCCACCAGCAAGATTGGTTATTTTGAAATAATCTTCTTTAATATTCAATCCTAATCGTTTGATTTGAGCTGTTAAAAATTCAGCTTCAAATAAATTTTTTCCACCTTCTTCAGGATCATTTTTCCAATATTGAGGAAACTGTTTTTCCATATCCAATGGCGTTAAACCAGAGAAAATGGCATTTCTAGCATATTGTGTCGCCGTTGGTAAAATCGAATAATAAGGTACTTCTTTTTCTAATTTGTAGTGATTTCCAACAACGCTTTCAAAAACTTTCCATTGGTCGTAGCGTAAATTATCAATCACAACAAATAAAATAGGCTTGTCTTTTTTCTTCAATTCAGGAACTACTAGTTCTTTGAACAATGTATGTGATTGAATTGGTTTATCTGCTTTTGGTGCGAACCAATCTTCATAATTTCGTTCGATGAATTTTCCGAATTGCGAGTTGGCTTCTACTTTTTGAGATTCTAGAATTTCTATCATTGCTTGATCGTCAATGTTTTCGAGTTCCAATTCCCAGAAAATCAATTTTTTGTACAATTCAACCCAATCTTCATAAGAATTTACCATCGCCATTTCCATCGAAATTTTGCGAAATTCTTTCTGATAATCCAAAGTCGTTTTTTGTGAAATCAATCTGGAATGATCTAGATTTTTCTTCAAACTCAACAAAATCTGATTTGGGTTTACTGGTTTTATCAAATAATCGGCAATTTTAGAACCAATGGCTTCCTCCATGATATATTCTTCCTCGCTTTTGGTAATCATAATCATCGGAATAGACGATTTTTTTTCCTTCATTTCCGAAAGGGTTTCCAAACCGCTCATTCCGGGCATATTTTCGTCCAGAAAAACAATGTCAAAATTGTTTTCTTCAAAAATATCAATGGCGTCACGCCCGTTATTGCAGGTAGTTACGCTATAATTTTTCTTTTCTAGAAATAAAATGTGGGGTTTCAAATAATCGATTTCATCATCAACCCAAAGTATTTTTATCTTGTCCATAATCGCTATATAATGTATTCAAAAATAATCATTCTTGTTGCCAAATTACTTTATTTATAATGAGAATTGATTATTTGTTCGATATTTTAATACTTTTTTAAGGTATTAAGTTAAAATGGAATTTAGATTTTTATTGTGGTATGCCAAATGTTATTAAGTTAATGATTAAGAAGACCTTGGAAAGGTCAAATGTTTATAGCAACAATATTCGATTTTCATATTGACCCCAGCGGGTTTGTATGTTTTCCTAAATAATGCAACCCCGCTGGGGTTGGTGTTGCGTGGTATTTTGGTTGCTATAAATATTGAAATCCGCTGGATTTCCACGCAAAAGAAGATAAACTGTCAAATTTTTAACACCTTTTTATAAGTAGGAAAAATAAATAGTTGTTTTAATGGTTTGTAGGAATTATTTAATATATTTGGGAAGAAAATAAAGCGAAACAAACTTTTGCCAACCTGCACGATTTTGGGTGTATATACGAAGTTTTGTTTTGCCTGCATATAAGTGGTCACCCAACCAAAAAGACCAAAACCAATAAAATATAACCAATAAAAATGAATAAGCACGAAGTTGATTTAAACAGAGTTCAATTTTATTCTATAGAAGATATGGCAGGTAGTCACCAACTTGCAAAAGGAGAAAATATATTAAGAAATGAAATACTCTCAAATTATACCGATATTAACGATATTTTAGAACTTTACAATATAAAAAAATACATTGATAATGAATTATATTTAAAAGGTTGGACACAAGAAGATATTATAAACTTCAAACAGAAAGTTATTGAATATGGTAAAATCATAGGACGATTTATGTCTAATATAAATGATACAAATATTACTAATTTATATAATAGCACTTTAAGAGAATATACTAAATCATTTTAGGAATTAGTTAGTAACCAAACAGTATTCAAGAGAATATCAAAAATTAATTTTAGAGATTTACTCGCAAACGAACCAAACTTAATACACAATATACTAACTCATAAAAGCATAGTAGAACATTACAATGTCGAATTAAAAAACTTCCTATTAACTTATTCTCAATCTGCTGAAATATTGCTTTCTATTTATGAAATCAAGGAAAATTTTAATAAAAAAAATGAGAAGTTTATCCCTAAAAGTTTAACTGTTGAGGATAAAGAAAATATTATCTCAAATTATTTAGATTCTAGTGATGTTAATTATAACTATATTAAATTAATACAAAATGTAAGAAATCGAAACGATTTCAAAATTACAGACAAAACAAGGCTTAAAGCAAAACGCTTACACAAAAGTGAGACAGAAAAATTTTTCGCAGAGAAAAGTGGAATGAAATATGGCGTTTCTATTGTTTTTGAAGAAAACACTACAAAAATAAAAGATGGGTTTATTGATGATAATTTAGTTGCAAACTACAAATATAGTATTGATTACATAAAACAAAACGACAATCCACATTCACTATTTCAGAATTTCAGAATTTTATTTGAATATCTTGATATTCAGCACAGAATAAATCTTGTGAACAAGAAAAATGAGATGGGAGTATTTGAAAGAATTATGGGCGTTCATTCACAAAATGAATACAGAGTTAGCACAGCATTTAACTTATTAGAAATGACCTCACATATTCAAATTGTAGCTTACAACAAAGTAATTAGCGATTTAGAAAACTCTTTAGAAAATATTTTGCACCACGTTTTTACTTCATCGTTTCAAGAAAAATATGAGTTTGCAGACAATGCTCGTTTTTCAATTCCTTCAGCTATATCATATTCTGAAAAAGTACGATTATTAGCCCCTGAATTTGAATCAGTATTAAAACAATTCAAACTCTTTGTTGAAGATGGGATTGTTGATTTTGAGCTTTTACAAATATCATCTTCTCCAACTACGATAAAAGACATTCCAAGCTTAAATCAAAACAAGTACATTTACTTTAATGAAGACAATAAAGAAATGGTTGGATGCTCAAATTTATTTTTCTCTGACCAAACACTTCTTGCTTTTGTTGACCCATTCAAAGAAAAAAAATATCATAATTTTTTTGATTTACTTCAAAACGAAAAAGTAAAATTCAGTAATTATGAAAAACATCAAAAACCTCAATTAAATTATCTTATAGACAGAGGATTTATCTTTATAGACATTGATGATTTTATACAAATAAAAAATCCTGAAAGAGTAATAATATTAAAAGATCTGTACGATAATGAGGTTGCTTCATTATATCGTTACTCATCGAATTTTAGACAAGAAGTTCAACAAATGAAAATTGAAAATATTGTTATCATTGAAAGCTCATTATTTTCAAAACCTGAACAAGCATATTTCAATTATTTTCTCAATAAAAGTGAATTTACCAATGGTTTAGATCTAAGAAATAGTTACTTACATGGCACACAAGCAAACCCAGAGGAATTACAGAAACACGAATATGCTTATTTTACGTACTTAAAATTATTATTTTTAACATTATTAAAAATAGAAGATGACTTGATTATTGCAAAAGCGATAAAAAATAGAGTATAAATGGACTATCGGAATTGCGGAGCCATAAACACCAACAATCCAATGAAATCTCAAACCAAATCTATAACATAAGCTCATCAAAATGAACAAATTTCTAACCCCGCTCCTCAAAGTCTCCGACTTTGAGGAAGTGTTCGTCAGTCTATGACTGACATAAAATTCAATCCAAAACAATGTCGGTTGAAAACCGAAAATCACTACCTCAAAGTCGGAGACTTTGCGGAGCTATAAACACCAATAATACTAATAAAATCTCAAAGCGAATCTATAACATAAGCTCATCAAAATGCACAAATCCCTAACCCTCATTTTTACTCTTTTTACTTTAAGTGTTTTGGCACAAAAAAATCCAACAAAAGAAGCTGAACCCATTGTGGCGGAAGGAAAATTGCTCTACAAATCTGAAATGGCTTCTTGGTATGGAACGGATTTGTTCTTGGAAAAATACAAAGACAGGCAGAATATTGGAGGCTATTTTTCGTATGTTGAAAAGGAGGTTTCTAAATGTATTTTCTTTTCTAAATCTGATAATCCAATGGTGATTGGAACTATTTCTTTTGATGAAACCTACAATGTTAAGACAGCAAAAATAGATTCAACCGAAAGATTCTTTACCAAAAATGAAAACGACATTTACGAAATCAGGAAGTTGGCATTGGATGAAATTAATGCGGACAAAGAGTTGTTCAAACAATATGAAAACTCCAACTTGAACTTGATTCCCTTGATTGTAGGAAAGGAAAAGAAGGTTTACGTTTTGACGGGACCCAATAAAAATGGAGTGGTGCTGTTTGGAAACGACTATTTGCTGACTTTTGATAAAAACAATAAGTTGCTGATTAAAAAGCAACTTCACAAAAATTTGATTCCAATTACTTATGGCGGAAAGGAAGAAGAAGGAATACAAATTGAGGGAGCAATGCACAGTCATTTGCCAGAAACAGGCGATTTTATAACCGCTACGGACATTTGTACATTAATGCTTTATCAGAAATTTGCTAAATGGAAAACGCATCAAGTAATTTCTGAAAAATATGTAAACATTTGGGATTGCAAAACGAATGAATTGGTTGTATTGACAAAAGAAGTAGTTGAAAAGATAACTAAAGATCAAGAAAAAAATAAATAATATAAATCAGAAAATTATTAATTATTTGTAAGAATAATTTATATATTTGAAAAAAAGTTTTCAACTCTTGGTGGTTGTTTTCTTTGTTTAACAAATAAGTGTAATTAATAAAATGCTATGGAAATATTAGATAATTTAGACTAATATTTATTGCCTCGCTTTTTTTAGCGCTTTATTCCTCATATAGAGAGAGTAGTGTTATTTTAATTCTGTATTTCTCTCAATAATAGCTAAACCAATTCTAATTTTATCATACCCCATTTGCTCTTCAAAATAATCGAAGTAGGGTTTTAAAGCATTTGGAGATTCTAATTTAATTTTAGCCGATGCAATTTTTGAAATTTCTTCGGCAGTGATATAGGTATTAAAATCTATAGGATAGCCATCAATGTATAATTTGGCTAAATGTGAAGTTATCGTGCTGAAGCCTAAACTTCTTTTAATAGCAATTTCTTCAGCAGACAATCCACTTTGATACATTTCTAAAGTTGTCACATAAGTACTTCCTTCTTTTTTGGCTCTAACGGTTTTGTTTTTTTGAAATTCGATGATAGCTTTTATAAATGCATCGCCATATTTCTCTAATTTTGCTTTTCCAACTCCGTCAATGTTGAGGAATTCTTCATCACTCATGGGTCTTTCGGCTTCGAGTTGTCTTAAGGTGGCATCATTAAAAATAATGTAG from Flavobacterium eburneipallidum includes these protein-coding regions:
- a CDS encoding metallophosphoesterase family protein → MKKILLLSDTHSHIDDTILKYVTQADEVWHAGDIGDLVVTDTIKKLKPLRCVYGNIDDDKARMEFPLHNRFMCEGVDVWITHIGGYPGKYNPNIKAEMIANPPKLFICGHSHILKVIFDKKHNLLHMNPGAAGKSGFHQMRTMLRFVIEGDKIKDLEIIEIGKK
- a CDS encoding DUF4258 domain-containing protein gives rise to the protein MKFAHRFAYYLVGLVMGCFFVAAVYSGKDTRCNYFPNARVLNDLRNKPFHYSDKASQILAEKWIDTSDIKNCLKFGDVDFDKSNVKVGSGKLYTIDGKTTKNQQITLKVVNYSEKAVLQDIIKK
- a CDS encoding alanine dehydrogenase, coding for MSITPFTKQQLLPQEEKLEIARHKSELFIGLPKETSHQERRICLTPDAVNSLTYQGHRVMIEAGAGESSSYSDKEYANAGAEITNDTKKVFSCPIILKVEPASLAEIEMINPESIIISAIQIKTRSKDYFLALAKKKITALAFEYIKDEDGTYPAVKSLSEIAGTASILIAAELMITNEFGKGLLFGNITGVPPTDVVILGAGTVGEFAAKTAIGLGANVKVFDNSITKLRRLQNHLPQRIFTSTIQPKSLLKALRRCDVAIGAMRGKERCPVIVTETMVEHMKKGAVIVDVSIDTGGCFETSEVTTHEKPTFIKNNVLHYCVPNIPSRYSKTASLSISNILTPYLLQIAEDGGLESAIRCNNGLKNGVYLYHGILTNKAIGDWFNLPTSDINLIVF
- the tsaE gene encoding tRNA (adenosine(37)-N6)-threonylcarbamoyltransferase complex ATPase subunit type 1 TsaE; the encoded protein is MEITFSLNEINDVAQQILAQNPNKVILFHGEMGVGKTTLIKFLAKNIGINDVTSSPTFSLVNEYQTNDNQTVYHFDFYRLKNEIEALDMGADEYLYSGNWCFIEWAEKIPSLIPEAHSTISITLLADGNRSLELI
- a CDS encoding bifunctional response regulator/alkaline phosphatase family protein, which encodes MDKIKILWVDDEIDYLKPHILFLEKKNYSVTTCNNGRDAIDIFEENNFDIVFLDENMPGMSGLETLSEMKEKKSSIPMIMITKSEEEYIMEEAIGSKIADYLIKPVNPNQILLSLKKNLDHSRLISQKTTLDYQKEFRKISMEMAMVNSYEDWVELYKKLIFWELELENIDDQAMIEILESQKVEANSQFGKFIERNYEDWFAPKADKPIQSHTLFKELVVPELKKKDKPILFVVIDNLRYDQWKVFESVVGNHYKLEKEVPYYSILPTATQYARNAIFSGLTPLDMEKQFPQYWKNDPEEGGKNLFEAEFLTAQIKRLGLNIKEDYFKITNLAGGKKLAENFKSLKSNDLVTVVYNFVDMLSHAKTEMDVVKELASDDKAYRSLTLSWFKNSPLLEIIQQAQKLGFKLILTTDHGTINVKNPSKVIGDKNTSLNLRYKTGRSLTYEQKDVYAVKEPKNIGLPAINMSSSYIFAKNDLFLAYVNNYNHYVSYYKNTYQHGGISLEEMIIPFLIFNPK